In Dryobates pubescens isolate bDryPub1 chromosome 31, bDryPub1.pri, whole genome shotgun sequence, one DNA window encodes the following:
- the PLEKHA2 gene encoding pleckstrin homology domain-containing family A member 2 produces the protein MPYLDRQNRICGFLDIEENETCGKFLRRYFILDTQANCLLWYMDNPQNLAIGAGAVGSLQLTYISKVSIATPKQKPKTPFCFVINALSQRYFLQASDQQDLQDWVEALNRASKITVPKGGSIPPATEIVKPPVVPQAQERKPQVAYKTEIIGGVVVHTPISINQNGGAGGECSDAAAHPLLRRSQSYIPTSATKPPAGPPVLKSGYCVKQGNVRKSWKRRYFVLDELSISYYKCEQDKEPLRSILLKDVCKTHECLVKSGDLLMRDNLFEIITSSRTFYIQADSPEDMHSWIQVITGAVQALRTRPREMSFTRCSSLARSGGASAPAQQRQAAEERRGSCRAPCSSAWQPWTPVPQAEGRQPGQEALPALRDSAFLPAPARPAGRQRHRSEPQQLKEKPFAFDLDDDSIRTSDV, from the exons ATGCCGTACCTGGACCGCCAGAACCGCATCTGTGGCTTCCTGGACATCGAGGAGAATGAGACCTGCGGCAAGTTCCTGCGGCGCTACTTCATCCTGGACACCCAGGCCAACTGCCTGCTCTGGTACATGGACAACCCTCAG AACTTGGCCATCGGTGCAGGCGCTGTGGGATCTCTGCAGCTGACCTACATCTCCAAG GTGAGCATCGCCACCCCCAAACAGAAGCCTAAAACTCCCTTCTGCTTTG TGATCAATGCCCTCTCTCAGCGCTACTTCCTGCAAGCCAGCGACCAGCAGGACCTGCAGGACTGGGTGGAGGCTCTGAACAGAGCCAGCAAGATCACG GTCCCAAAGGGTGGCAGCATCCCACCAGCCACAGAGATAGTGAAGCCTCCAGTGGTGCCCCAGGCCCAGGAGAGGAAGCCCCAGGTGGCCTACAAAACAGAGATCATAGGAGGGGTGGTGGTGCACACCCCCATCTCCATCAACCAG aacgggggggctgggggggagtgcagtgatgctgctgcccaccccctgctgcgGCGATCCCAGAGCTACATCCCCACCTCGGCCACCAAGCCGCCTGCTGGGCCACCAGTGCTCAAGAGTGGCTACTGCGTGAAGCAGGGCAACGTG agGAAGAGCTGGAAGCGCAGGTACTTCgtcctggatgagctttccatCAGTTACTACAAGTGTGAGCAG GACAAGGAGCCCCTGCGGTCGATCCTGCTGAAGGATGTGTGCAAGACCCACGAGTGCCTGGTCAAGTCTGG GGACCTCCTGATGCGAGACAACCTCTTTGAAATCATCACCAGCTCCAGGACCTTCTACATCCAG GCAGACAGCCCTGAGGACATGCACAGCTGGATCCAGGTCATCACAGGGGCAGTGCAGGCCCTCAGAACCCGTCCCAGG GAGATGTCCTTCACGAGGTGCAGCTCCCTGGCGAGGAGCGGCGGCGCCTCGGCCCCGGCGCAGCAGCGGCAGGCGGCGGAGGAGCGGAGGGGATCgtgcagagctccctgcagctccgccTGGCAGCCCTGGACGCCGGTGCCCCAGGCGGAGGGCAGGCAGCCGGGGCAGGAGGCGCTGCCGGCGCTGAGGGACTCTGCCTTCCtgccggccccggcccggccggcCGGGCGCCAGCGGCACAGGTCGGAGCCGCAGCAGCTCAAGGAGAAGCCTTTTGCCTTCGACCTGGACGACGACAGCATCAGGACCTCCGACGTCTGA
- the TM2D2 gene encoding TM2 domain-containing protein 2, translating to MAPRRGGPVGYALLCGQAVLLLGNLLLLHGASRGLPNNGTEPEGPAPGSPAAAWAYTDPQSPLVLCTYLPDEFVECEEPVDHGGNATAQQELGHGCVKFGGQAYGEVDHTRVQCRALDGIECAEPRSFLRGSRPCVKYTGHYFITTLLYSFFLGCFGVDRFCLGHTGTAVGKLLTLGGLGIWWFVDLILLITGGLMPSDGSNWCTVY from the exons ATGGCGCCGCGGCGCGGCGGGCCGGTGGGGTACGCGCTGCTGTGCGGTCAGGCCGTGCTGCTGCTCGGcaacttgctgctgctgcatggcgCTTCCCGAGGCCTCCCCAACAACGGCACCGAGCCCGAAGGACCCGCGCCGGGCTCGCCCGCCGCCGCCTGGGCCTACACCGACCCGCAGTCGCCTCTCGTCCTCTGTACCTACCT CCCCGATGAGTTCGTGGAGTGCGAGGAGCCGGTGGACCACGGTGGGAACGCCACGgcgcagcaggagctgggccacGGCTGCGTGAAG TTCGGCGGCCAGGCCTACGGCGAGGTGGATCACACGCGGGTGCAGTGCCGGGCGCTGGACGGCATCGAGTGCGCCGAGCCGCGGAGCTTCCTGCGGGGCAGCCGGCCCTGCGTCAA GTACACCGGACACTATTTCATAACCACTCTGCTCTACTCGTTTTTCCTGGGGTGCTTTGGAGTGGATCGGTTCTGCCTGGGCCACACCGGGACGGCCGTGGGGAAGCTGCTGACCCTGGGGGGCCTGGGCATCTGGTGGTTCGTGGACCTGATTCTGCTCATCACCGGGGGGCTGATGCCCAGCGACGGCAGCAACTGGTGCACCGTGTACTGA